Proteins from one Parvibaculum lavamentivorans DS-1 genomic window:
- a CDS encoding acetyl-CoA carboxylase biotin carboxylase subunit — protein sequence MFKSLLIANRGEIAVRIIRTARRMGLKTIAVYSDADANAYHVAEADEAYRIGPAPAAESYLRIDAILDACARSSAEAVHPGYGFLSENAGFAEACEKAGLIFVGPPASAIRAMGLKDAAKALMEKADVPIVPGYHGDNQDADFLGEQAEKIGYPVLIKAVAGGGGKGMRRVDDPASFAKELKSAQREAGSAFGDERVLVEKYVARPRHIEIQVFADSHGQAVSLHERDCSLQRRHQKVIEEAPAPGMPPEMRKAMGEAAVAAAKAIGYRGAGTVEFIADASDGLKPDGFWFMEMNTRLQVEHPVTEAITGLDLVEWQLRVAGGEHLPLTQDKIPLKGHAVEVRLYAEDPAKKFFPSTGRLLRLRAPENMPHVRTDMGVREGDEVSMFYDPMIGKIIAHGETRRIALRTLRGFLSRMEVAGPKTNLAFLAAAMAHESFIAGDIDTGFIDRHLDQLVPKGPVEPCVLAVGAAAHLIGRSAVLRAAQAGSDEPHSPWAEADGWVLGGHRAETLRFIVGGENVSLTVAPEGNGWRLSGEMVGANIAVSAIMDGDGTISATVDGVRLKAACVPSGRGFILVHEGISTDFSIVDPLDVDIVSDADTGSLKSPMPGKIVQVLVEPGARIRKGAALVVMEAMKMEQTLTAAVDSVVAAVHVGIGDQVEAGATLVAFEEKPG from the coding sequence ATGTTCAAATCCCTCCTGATCGCCAATCGCGGCGAAATTGCCGTTCGTATCATCCGCACCGCACGGCGCATGGGCCTCAAGACCATCGCCGTCTATTCGGATGCCGATGCCAATGCCTATCATGTGGCGGAGGCCGACGAGGCCTATCGGATCGGACCGGCGCCTGCTGCGGAGAGCTATCTGCGTATCGACGCCATTCTCGATGCCTGCGCGCGCTCCAGCGCGGAAGCGGTGCATCCGGGCTATGGTTTTCTCTCCGAGAATGCGGGTTTTGCCGAAGCCTGCGAGAAGGCGGGGCTGATATTTGTAGGGCCGCCTGCCAGCGCGATCCGCGCGATGGGATTGAAGGACGCCGCCAAGGCGTTGATGGAAAAGGCCGATGTGCCCATTGTCCCCGGTTATCACGGGGATAACCAGGACGCGGATTTCCTCGGCGAGCAGGCGGAGAAGATCGGCTATCCCGTTCTCATCAAAGCCGTAGCCGGCGGTGGTGGCAAGGGGATGCGCCGCGTCGACGATCCGGCCTCCTTTGCCAAAGAACTCAAGAGCGCGCAGCGGGAAGCCGGTTCTGCCTTCGGCGACGAGCGCGTGCTGGTCGAGAAATATGTAGCCCGTCCGCGTCATATCGAAATTCAGGTCTTTGCCGACAGCCACGGGCAGGCGGTATCGCTCCATGAGCGGGACTGCTCGTTGCAGCGGCGGCACCAGAAGGTGATCGAGGAAGCGCCGGCCCCCGGCATGCCGCCCGAAATGCGCAAGGCGATGGGCGAAGCGGCGGTCGCTGCCGCGAAGGCCATTGGCTATCGCGGCGCGGGAACGGTGGAATTCATCGCCGATGCTTCGGATGGGCTGAAGCCCGACGGCTTCTGGTTCATGGAGATGAACACGCGGCTGCAGGTCGAACATCCCGTGACGGAAGCGATCACGGGGCTCGACCTCGTGGAATGGCAGCTCCGCGTCGCAGGCGGCGAGCATCTGCCGCTGACGCAAGACAAGATACCGCTGAAGGGACATGCGGTGGAGGTGCGTCTCTACGCGGAAGACCCGGCGAAGAAATTCTTCCCATCCACGGGCCGGCTGCTGCGGCTTCGCGCGCCGGAGAACATGCCGCATGTCCGCACGGATATGGGCGTGCGCGAGGGCGATGAAGTCAGCATGTTCTACGACCCGATGATCGGCAAGATCATCGCGCATGGCGAGACGCGGCGGATTGCGCTCAGAACGCTCCGGGGATTTCTTTCGCGCATGGAAGTGGCGGGGCCGAAGACCAACCTCGCGTTTCTCGCGGCCGCGATGGCGCATGAATCCTTCATTGCCGGTGATATCGACACGGGTTTCATCGACAGGCATCTGGACCAGTTGGTGCCGAAAGGTCCGGTGGAGCCGTGTGTGCTTGCGGTGGGGGCGGCGGCACATCTCATCGGGCGAAGTGCTGTCTTGCGTGCCGCGCAGGCCGGAAGCGACGAGCCGCATTCTCCGTGGGCCGAAGCGGACGGTTGGGTGCTGGGGGGGCACCGTGCCGAAACGCTGCGATTCATCGTGGGCGGCGAAAATGTGTCGCTGACTGTTGCTCCGGAAGGAAATGGCTGGCGGCTCTCGGGCGAAATGGTCGGTGCGAATATCGCCGTCAGCGCCATAATGGACGGGGATGGAACCATCAGCGCCACGGTCGACGGCGTCAGGCTGAAGGCTGCCTGTGTGCCGAGCGGGCGCGGATTTATTCTTGTCCATGAAGGGATATCGACCGATTTTTCGATAGTGGATCCGCTCGATGTCGATATCGTATCGGACGCGGATACAGGCTCGCTGAAGTCGCCGATGCCGGGCAAAATCGTGCAGGTATTGGTGGAGCCGGGCGCCAGAATCCGCAAAGGTGCCGCGCTCGTCGTGATGGAAGCCATGAAAATGGAACAGACGCTGACGGCGGCGGTCGACTCGGTCGTGGCGGCCGTCCATGTCGGCATTGGCGATCAGGTCGAAGCGGGTGCAACGCTTGTCGCTTTCGAGGAGAAGCCGGGGTGA
- a CDS encoding DUF1489 family protein, with translation MTVHLIKLCVGADDIADLAAWQAARLAEKKKLKQPQVLAHVTRMTPKRADELLDGGSLYWVMKGVIRCRQKLIGIEPFTDADGIGRCRLVLDNEIIPTRRQDRRPFQGWRYLAAKDAPRDVKKGDPEDDMPDEMRRELEELGLL, from the coding sequence GTGACGGTTCATCTCATCAAGCTATGTGTCGGCGCCGACGATATCGCCGACCTCGCCGCATGGCAGGCGGCACGGCTGGCCGAGAAGAAAAAACTGAAACAGCCGCAGGTGCTCGCCCATGTGACGCGTATGACGCCGAAGCGAGCGGACGAGCTTCTCGATGGCGGTTCACTCTATTGGGTCATGAAAGGCGTTATCCGCTGCCGGCAGAAGCTGATCGGCATCGAGCCGTTCACGGATGCGGATGGCATCGGGCGCTGCCGCCTTGTGCTGGACAATGAAATTATCCCGACCCGCAGGCAGGACAGGCGGCCTTTTCAGGGCTGGAGGTATCTCGCCGCGAAGGACGCGCCGCGTGACGTGAAAAAGGGCGATCCCGAGGACGATATGCCCGACGAAATGCGGCGCGAGCTGGAAGAGCTCGGGCTTTTGTAG
- a CDS encoding alpha/beta hydrolase, whose amino-acid sequence MRRDIEFKTEDGVTLRGWFYPAKGVKGPAPTVVIAHGFSAVKEMYLGDFAAFFAEEGIAALVYDHRNCGASDGTPRGHLDPRAQIDGYRDAITHAQSMPEVDPERIGIWGSSYSGGHVLVVAAIDRRVKCVVSQVPLVGGLETARRLIRGDHWKGLRAAFAADRAARMRGETGARMPVTAPEGEPSALPTADTYEFFTEFSRSNETPWQNEVTLHSVELFTEYEPGIYVSRISPTPLLLIAALEDHLTPFDMTAAAYETALEPKKFLALPCAHFEAYTGDMFKMSAPVQRDWFKTHL is encoded by the coding sequence ATGCGGCGCGATATCGAATTCAAGACGGAAGACGGCGTTACCTTGCGGGGCTGGTTCTATCCGGCCAAGGGCGTCAAGGGACCGGCGCCGACCGTGGTGATCGCGCATGGCTTTTCTGCCGTCAAGGAGATGTATCTCGGCGATTTCGCCGCCTTCTTTGCGGAGGAAGGAATCGCGGCTCTCGTCTATGACCATCGCAATTGCGGCGCGAGCGACGGAACACCGCGCGGTCATCTTGATCCGCGCGCGCAGATCGACGGCTATCGCGATGCGATTACTCATGCGCAGTCGATGCCGGAGGTCGATCCGGAGCGTATCGGCATCTGGGGATCGAGTTATTCTGGCGGGCATGTGCTCGTCGTCGCGGCCATAGACCGGCGCGTCAAATGCGTGGTGTCGCAAGTGCCTCTGGTCGGTGGACTGGAGACGGCGCGGCGGCTTATCCGCGGGGATCACTGGAAGGGATTGAGGGCTGCCTTTGCGGCCGACCGGGCGGCGCGTATGCGCGGCGAGACCGGCGCCCGGATGCCGGTGACGGCGCCTGAAGGCGAACCGAGTGCCTTGCCGACCGCAGATACCTATGAATTTTTCACCGAATTCAGCCGTTCGAACGAGACGCCCTGGCAGAACGAGGTGACGCTTCACTCGGTCGAATTGTTCACCGAGTATGAGCCGGGGATATATGTGTCGCGGATTTCTCCGACGCCGTTACTGTTGATCGCCGCTCTCGAAGATCACCTGACGCCTTTCGACATGACCGCTGCCGCCTATGAAACGGCGCTGGAGCCGAAGAAGTTTCTGGCGCTGCCCTGCGCGCATTTCGAGGCTTATACCGGAGACATGTTCAAGATGTCCGCGCCCGTGCAGCGCGACTGGTTCAAGACGCATCTCTGA
- the panC gene encoding pantoate--beta-alanine ligase — protein sequence MPLDTTSYRIPVARTAADLREAVAAWRREGETVALVPTMGALHAGHLSLVDLARGKADRVIVSIFVNPTQFAPNEDFGAYPRTEADDAAKLAERAHLVYAPDAADMYPEGFSTTISLTGVTEPLEGTFRPTHFAGVATVVAKLVLRVLPDIAIFGEKDWQQLMVIRRMVADLDIPVEILGGPIMREADGLAMSSRNVYLSPDERKAAGQLNVILKETAAKVSGGAPIAEATKEGATRILALGFDKVDYLDIRDAASLAPFPSDRPTGPARILVAAKIGKTRLIDNMPV from the coding sequence ATGCCGCTCGATACAACCAGCTACAGAATTCCTGTCGCACGCACAGCGGCCGATCTGCGTGAGGCCGTCGCCGCCTGGCGGAGAGAGGGCGAGACCGTCGCTCTTGTTCCCACCATGGGCGCTCTACACGCCGGCCATCTTTCCCTGGTCGATCTGGCGCGCGGGAAGGCTGACCGCGTCATCGTTTCCATCTTCGTCAACCCGACTCAGTTTGCCCCGAATGAGGATTTTGGCGCTTATCCCCGGACCGAGGCAGACGACGCCGCGAAACTGGCGGAGCGCGCGCATCTGGTTTACGCGCCGGACGCCGCCGACATGTATCCAGAGGGCTTCTCCACCACCATTTCGCTCACTGGCGTTACCGAACCCCTCGAGGGCACGTTCCGCCCCACGCATTTTGCGGGCGTGGCGACCGTCGTTGCGAAACTTGTCCTCCGCGTCCTGCCGGATATCGCCATCTTCGGCGAAAAGGACTGGCAGCAATTGATGGTCATTCGTCGCATGGTCGCCGATCTCGACATTCCGGTGGAAATTCTGGGTGGCCCGATCATGCGCGAAGCCGACGGCCTCGCCATGTCGTCCCGAAACGTCTACCTCTCGCCGGATGAAAGGAAAGCCGCAGGTCAGCTCAATGTCATCCTGAAGGAGACTGCCGCGAAAGTTTCAGGCGGGGCACCCATAGCGGAAGCGACGAAGGAAGGCGCAACCAGAATCCTGGCGCTAGGCTTCGACAAGGTGGATTATCTCGACATTCGGGATGCCGCCTCGCTGGCGCCATTCCCCTCGGATCGCCCAACCGGTCCCGCACGGATTCTCGTTGCCGCGAAAATCGGCAAGACGCGGCTCATCGACAACATGCCGGTCTGA
- a CDS encoding iron-containing alcohol dehydrogenase, giving the protein MIDTYPSLAGNWNFPTKMRFGAGRIKELAEACGTAGIERPLLVTDPGLKPMPMIAEALALLEKNGLAAALFADVHPNPVSADVDAGLKAFSRGKHDGVIVFGGGSAMDAGKAVAFMSGQTRPMWDYEDREDWWTRADPKGIAPVIAVPTTAGTGSEVGRAAVITDESDHTKKIIFHPKMMPVDVICDPELTLGLPPHITAATGMDALSHNLEAWCSSFWHPLAQGVALEGMRLCKEWLPEATKHGSNVEARAFMMAASSMGATAFQKGLGSMHAMSHPCSSLRSTHHGLTNAVVMPYVLMHNREAIEEKIVAAANYLALKDRSFNGFIDWVLALREEVGIPHTLKQIGVDIDVIPEAAAMALEDPCTGGNPLPMSVPIYETLYANAIEGRLA; this is encoded by the coding sequence ATGATCGACACCTATCCAAGTCTCGCCGGCAACTGGAACTTTCCAACCAAGATGCGCTTCGGCGCCGGACGCATAAAGGAGTTGGCGGAGGCTTGCGGAACGGCGGGGATCGAACGCCCCCTGCTGGTCACGGATCCCGGCCTGAAGCCCATGCCGATGATCGCCGAAGCGCTGGCACTGCTGGAGAAAAACGGCCTCGCCGCCGCCCTTTTTGCCGACGTGCACCCAAACCCCGTCAGCGCCGATGTCGATGCAGGCCTCAAGGCATTCAGCCGCGGCAAGCATGACGGCGTCATCGTCTTTGGCGGCGGCAGCGCCATGGACGCGGGCAAGGCGGTGGCCTTCATGTCCGGGCAGACGCGACCCATGTGGGACTATGAAGACCGGGAGGACTGGTGGACTCGCGCAGACCCGAAAGGCATCGCGCCGGTCATTGCCGTTCCGACTACGGCCGGCACCGGCTCCGAAGTCGGCCGCGCGGCCGTTATCACGGATGAAAGCGATCATACAAAGAAGATCATTTTTCACCCGAAAATGATGCCGGTGGACGTTATCTGCGACCCGGAACTGACCCTTGGCCTGCCGCCGCACATTACGGCGGCCACAGGCATGGACGCGCTCTCCCACAATCTGGAGGCCTGGTGCTCGTCCTTCTGGCATCCGCTGGCTCAAGGTGTAGCGCTGGAGGGAATGCGGCTCTGCAAGGAATGGCTACCCGAGGCAACGAAGCACGGCAGCAACGTCGAGGCGCGCGCCTTCATGATGGCCGCGTCTTCCATGGGCGCCACGGCATTCCAGAAGGGCCTCGGCTCCATGCATGCCATGAGCCACCCCTGCTCTTCCCTTCGCAGCACTCATCACGGCCTGACCAATGCCGTCGTCATGCCTTATGTGTTGATGCACAACCGCGAGGCCATCGAAGAGAAGATCGTTGCCGCTGCAAATTATCTCGCGCTCAAGGATCGCAGCTTCAACGGCTTCATCGATTGGGTGCTAGCGCTCCGTGAGGAAGTGGGCATCCCGCACACGCTGAAGCAGATCGGCGTCGATATTGATGTTATCCCCGAGGCAGCTGCCATGGCACTCGAAGACCCCTGCACTGGCGGCAATCCGCTGCCGATGAGCGTGCCGATCTACGAGACACTCTATGCGAACGCCATTGAAGGCCGTCTCGCTTAG
- a CDS encoding aldehyde dehydrogenase family protein, with amino-acid sequence MTETLKVISPVDGSVYAERPLADWAEVDGALGTAKAAQAAWKLVPIAERASLCLRFIEAFLAMKDEIVPELAWQMGRPIAYGAGELRGFEERARYMIAIAGDALADIDAGPKEGFRRWVRREPIGTVLAIAAWNYPYLIAVNSVVPALMAGNSVILKHSGQTPLCAERFAMAFEKAGAPDGLFQVLHMSHDMTEKAIADPRVDFVNFTGSVSGGHAVVHAAKDRFIGIGLELGGKDPAYVRADANLPFAIENLVDGAYFNSGQSCCGKERLYVHADVYDDFVEGFVDLTKKYKLGSPLDADTTIGPMVRASSAAFVRGQIEQAKRAGARALVGEAHFPASKPGTPYLGPEVLVDVNHQMDVMREETFGPVIGIMKVTSDEEAIGLMNDSPYGLTASVWTEDEEAGEKIGERVETGTFFLNRCDYLDPALAWTGVKDTGRGATLSRVGYEYLTRPKSYHLRTRTK; translated from the coding sequence ATGACAGAGACGCTGAAAGTAATCTCCCCCGTTGACGGGAGCGTGTATGCCGAAAGGCCCCTCGCAGATTGGGCGGAAGTTGACGGAGCGCTTGGCACCGCCAAGGCGGCTCAAGCCGCATGGAAGCTGGTGCCGATAGCGGAACGCGCATCTCTATGCCTGCGCTTCATCGAAGCATTTCTCGCCATGAAAGACGAGATCGTGCCTGAACTCGCCTGGCAAATGGGACGGCCCATCGCTTACGGAGCGGGTGAACTGCGTGGCTTTGAAGAGCGAGCCCGCTACATGATTGCGATAGCTGGCGATGCCCTGGCAGACATCGACGCAGGTCCCAAGGAAGGCTTTCGCCGCTGGGTCCGACGCGAGCCCATCGGCACTGTTCTCGCAATAGCGGCGTGGAACTACCCCTATCTGATTGCGGTCAATTCGGTTGTGCCCGCGCTGATGGCCGGCAATTCGGTGATCTTGAAACATTCGGGCCAAACGCCGCTCTGCGCCGAACGTTTTGCCATGGCATTCGAGAAAGCAGGCGCCCCCGATGGGCTGTTTCAAGTTCTCCATATGAGCCACGATATGACCGAGAAGGCGATTGCCGACCCCCGGGTCGACTTCGTCAACTTCACGGGTTCCGTATCGGGCGGACATGCGGTGGTTCACGCTGCAAAGGATCGCTTTATCGGCATCGGGCTGGAATTGGGTGGAAAAGATCCAGCCTATGTACGGGCGGACGCAAACCTGCCCTTCGCTATCGAGAACCTGGTCGACGGCGCTTATTTCAACTCCGGCCAGTCCTGCTGCGGCAAGGAACGGCTATATGTTCATGCCGACGTCTACGACGATTTTGTCGAAGGATTCGTTGATCTTACAAAGAAGTACAAGCTCGGCAGTCCGCTCGACGCGGATACGACGATCGGCCCCATGGTGCGCGCTTCCTCGGCAGCCTTCGTACGGGGCCAAATCGAACAGGCAAAGCGCGCCGGTGCACGCGCCCTTGTCGGCGAAGCGCATTTTCCCGCTTCGAAGCCCGGCACCCCATATCTCGGTCCGGAAGTGCTGGTAGACGTGAACCATCAGATGGACGTGATGCGGGAAGAGACATTCGGTCCTGTGATCGGCATCATGAAGGTGACTTCGGACGAAGAAGCCATCGGCCTCATGAACGACAGCCCCTACGGGCTGACAGCTTCGGTCTGGACTGAAGACGAAGAGGCGGGTGAGAAAATCGGTGAGCGCGTCGAGACGGGCACCTTCTTCCTCAATCGCTGTGACTATCTTGATCCAGCCCTAGCCTGGACCGGCGTAAAAGACACGGGACGCGGTGCGACGCTTTCCCGTGTTGGCTATGAATATTTGACGCGTCCCAAAAGCTATCACCTGAGAACCAGAACAAAATGA
- a CDS encoding glutamine synthetase family protein: MNGMLTLDQLSDLAEAGDIDTVVMAMPDMQGRLVGKRMAVAYFLDTAVHETHACNYLLAVDTDMEPVPGYKATSWEKGYGDFALKPDLSTLRRIPWLPGTALVICDTVDHHGEDVPHAPRSILKKQLKRIAAMKMKAYTASELEFYLFDETYEGAHEKNYRGLKHPNWYIEDYHIFATTKEEGIMRAIRNGLENAGIPVENSKGEWGPGQEEINIRYAEALEMADRHTILKNGIKEIAWLHGKAVTFMAKWNYELAGSSCHIHMSLWDEKAKSAHFYDKDAEPHGMSALCQQFLAGQLRHARELTYFLAPQVNSYKRFVNGSFAPTSIVWSNDNRTAGFRMCGAGKSLRIECRIGGADLNPYLAYAALLAAGLQGIEQNLVLEPEFTGDAYGRSGIPSLPKTLRDALTELEKSDTLRTALGDEVVEHYLHTGRWEQMEYERRITDWELMRGFERG; the protein is encoded by the coding sequence ATGAATGGCATGCTCACTCTCGACCAGCTTTCCGATCTTGCCGAGGCAGGCGACATCGACACTGTTGTCATGGCCATGCCCGACATGCAGGGGCGGCTGGTGGGGAAACGCATGGCTGTGGCCTATTTCCTGGACACCGCCGTTCATGAAACCCATGCCTGTAACTACCTCCTCGCTGTCGACACGGATATGGAGCCTGTCCCGGGCTACAAGGCGACAAGTTGGGAGAAAGGCTATGGCGATTTCGCATTGAAGCCGGACCTCTCGACGCTTCGGCGAATTCCCTGGTTGCCCGGCACTGCCCTTGTGATCTGCGACACCGTCGATCATCACGGCGAAGATGTACCGCATGCGCCGCGCTCAATTCTCAAGAAGCAGCTCAAGCGCATCGCCGCAATGAAGATGAAGGCGTACACCGCGTCGGAACTCGAATTCTATCTCTTTGACGAGACATACGAAGGGGCGCACGAAAAGAATTACCGGGGACTGAAACATCCCAATTGGTACATCGAGGATTACCACATCTTCGCCACCACGAAAGAAGAAGGGATCATGCGGGCCATCCGCAACGGCCTCGAGAATGCAGGCATCCCGGTGGAAAATTCCAAAGGCGAATGGGGCCCCGGTCAGGAAGAAATCAATATTCGCTATGCCGAAGCCCTGGAAATGGCCGACAGGCACACAATCCTGAAGAACGGTATCAAGGAGATCGCCTGGCTCCACGGCAAGGCCGTCACCTTTATGGCAAAGTGGAATTACGAGCTTGCTGGTTCGTCCTGTCATATCCACATGTCGCTCTGGGACGAGAAAGCAAAGAGCGCGCATTTTTACGACAAGGATGCGGAGCCGCACGGCATGTCCGCCTTGTGCCAGCAGTTTCTGGCCGGCCAGCTGCGCCACGCACGTGAATTGACTTACTTCCTTGCGCCACAGGTCAACTCCTACAAGAGGTTTGTGAACGGCTCCTTTGCTCCAACCAGCATCGTCTGGTCAAACGACAACCGGACGGCAGGTTTCCGTATGTGTGGTGCGGGGAAAAGCCTTCGGATCGAGTGCCGGATCGGCGGCGCCGACCTCAACCCCTATTTGGCTTATGCAGCGCTGCTTGCGGCAGGCCTGCAAGGAATTGAGCAAAATCTGGTGCTCGAGCCGGAGTTTACGGGCGATGCTTATGGAAGAAGCGGCATTCCGTCGCTGCCGAAGACCTTGCGGGATGCACTTACTGAGCTCGAAAAGTCAGATACTCTCCGCACCGCCCTCGGAGACGAGGTGGTAGAACACTATCTCCACACCGGCCGCTGGGAACAGATGGAATATGAACGCCGGATCACGGATTGGGAATTGATGCGAGGCTTCGAGCGCGGATGA
- a CDS encoding division plane positioning ATPase MipZ — MTVGLRERVPAHVVVLGNEKGGSGKTTTAMHVIALLLHEGLRVGSIDLDGRQRSLTRYVENRKAWADAAGVNLVMPDHIVISRSALGNVSEANAAEEAELDAAMARLAAVNDFIVIDCPGSDSYLSRLGHARADTLLTPMNDSFVDFDLLGRVDPQTYRIKGPSVYSEMVWESRKRRAVRDGGEIDWVVIRNRLSHLDAKNKRRVEAVLGALADRIGFRSGPGFGERVIFREMFPSGLTLLDLREEGVDTQMSMSHVAARAEVRALVDALQLPIEERRQAAQIL, encoded by the coding sequence ATGACAGTCGGCTTGCGAGAGCGCGTGCCCGCTCATGTTGTTGTTCTGGGCAACGAAAAGGGCGGGTCCGGTAAGACGACGACTGCGATGCATGTCATCGCGCTTCTTCTTCATGAAGGCTTGCGAGTTGGGTCCATTGACCTGGATGGACGTCAGCGATCGTTGACGCGATATGTGGAAAACCGAAAGGCATGGGCGGATGCGGCTGGCGTGAATCTCGTCATGCCGGACCACATCGTGATTTCGCGATCTGCTCTCGGAAATGTGAGCGAGGCCAACGCCGCTGAGGAAGCGGAGCTGGATGCAGCCATGGCCCGGCTGGCAGCGGTCAATGACTTCATCGTCATCGATTGTCCTGGAAGCGACAGCTATCTTTCGCGGCTGGGACATGCGCGTGCCGATACACTGCTCACGCCCATGAACGACAGCTTTGTCGATTTCGATTTGTTGGGTCGCGTCGACCCGCAGACTTATCGAATAAAGGGGCCGAGCGTTTATAGTGAAATGGTGTGGGAGAGCCGCAAGCGTCGTGCTGTGCGCGATGGGGGAGAGATAGACTGGGTTGTCATCCGGAACCGCCTCTCCCATCTCGATGCCAAAAACAAGCGGCGTGTCGAAGCTGTGCTTGGAGCGCTTGCTGACCGGATCGGCTTTCGTAGTGGCCCGGGTTTTGGCGAAAGGGTCATCTTTCGAGAAATGTTTCCCTCGGGCCTCACGCTGTTGGACTTGCGGGAAGAGGGGGTCGATACCCAAATGTCCATGTCACACGTGGCCGCGCGGGCGGAGGTGCGAGCTTTGGTGGACGCATTGCAGCTTCCGATCGAGGAAAGGCGACAGGCCGCGCAGATTCTTTAG
- a CDS encoding serine hydrolase, whose product MQGSAPTSFARISLGRSKSSGGFCLICLFLLFGLLVAAPVQAAAPKEAALVIDAYSGKVLYARSADEYRYPASLTKVMTLYLLFEKLQAGEVTLKSRITMTPRGAGMPPSKLGLRAGQTLSVEDAILALVTRSANDVASATGAFIAGTEDDFAALMTKKARALGMTRTTYKNASGLPNSAQKTTARDQATLAKRIREDFPQYYHYFSTEYFAWGKARIRNHNRLLGEYKGTTGLKTGYTNASGFNLTATVERDNKFLIGVVMGGKQAKLRDAHMIEILDRAMPSAIAMKNGSTLMAANTGPAPKPVLRPLGLAPEEDRAALLQLASSIEDQSDTIPAQDNLSADLPAPVQTVLLAPAPQQPATPAQPVVLPVAAPEQQAAPAAPVDTVTAYAVAALRSAEGPVRQAGREIGNFLVAPANASVSPEAAANPLLRTAANDPTRREPASAQSWRDGDPLIPEGTWIIQIGAYAEQSDAVDSIRKAMRAAPAELGEAVPVTIPVKTANNRTLYRSRFGGFDGENAARNACGRLARQAIQCIPIPPSNWSLPQTADDAERRRG is encoded by the coding sequence ATGCAGGGGTCTGCGCCCACGAGTTTTGCGCGCATTTCCTTAGGCCGAAGCAAGTCTTCGGGTGGATTTTGCCTGATTTGCTTGTTTTTACTCTTCGGCCTTTTGGTCGCCGCGCCGGTACAGGCAGCAGCTCCCAAAGAAGCAGCGCTCGTAATCGATGCCTATTCAGGCAAGGTCCTCTACGCCCGTAGCGCCGACGAATATCGCTACCCCGCCTCCCTCACCAAGGTGATGACCCTGTATCTTCTGTTCGAGAAGCTGCAGGCCGGTGAAGTTACCCTGAAATCCCGCATAACAATGACGCCCCGCGGCGCCGGAATGCCCCCGTCCAAGCTTGGTTTGCGGGCCGGCCAGACACTCAGTGTCGAAGACGCCATTCTTGCTCTCGTAACGCGCTCGGCAAACGACGTCGCGTCGGCCACTGGCGCCTTTATCGCCGGCACGGAAGACGACTTTGCAGCCTTGATGACGAAGAAGGCGCGTGCGCTGGGCATGACGCGCACCACATATAAAAACGCTTCCGGCCTTCCAAACAGCGCCCAAAAGACGACGGCACGAGACCAGGCAACGCTTGCCAAACGCATTCGGGAAGATTTTCCACAGTATTATCACTATTTCAGCACTGAATACTTCGCCTGGGGCAAGGCCCGTATCCGCAACCACAACCGGCTGCTGGGCGAGTACAAGGGCACTACCGGCCTGAAAACTGGCTATACAAACGCTTCCGGCTTCAACCTCACAGCCACTGTGGAACGAGACAATAAGTTCCTGATCGGTGTTGTGATGGGAGGCAAGCAGGCGAAGCTGCGCGACGCGCACATGATCGAAATTCTGGATCGCGCCATGCCCAGCGCCATCGCGATGAAGAACGGCAGCACTCTCATGGCTGCAAATACCGGCCCGGCGCCGAAGCCCGTTCTTCGTCCGCTCGGTCTCGCACCTGAAGAAGACCGCGCCGCGCTTCTTCAACTGGCTTCCTCCATCGAGGATCAGAGCGACACAATACCGGCTCAAGACAATTTGTCCGCTGACCTGCCCGCCCCTGTACAGACGGTGCTTCTGGCTCCGGCCCCGCAGCAGCCAGCGACGCCGGCCCAGCCCGTGGTCCTGCCGGTTGCCGCCCCCGAACAGCAAGCCGCACCGGCGGCTCCCGTCGATACTGTCACCGCATATGCGGTCGCAGCCCTTCGATCGGCGGAGGGACCGGTCCGGCAGGCCGGCCGCGAGATTGGCAACTTCCTGGTAGCGCCCGCCAATGCGAGCGTTAGCCCTGAAGCCGCGGCAAACCCTCTGCTCCGGACCGCAGCAAACGACCCGACTCGGCGCGAGCCTGCCTCCGCTCAGTCATGGCGTGACGGAGATCCGCTTATCCCTGAGGGAACCTGGATCATCCAGATAGGCGCTTATGCCGAGCAATCGGATGCGGTCGACAGCATCCGCAAAGCGATGCGCGCTGCCCCGGCAGAACTTGGCGAAGCGGTGCCAGTTACCATTCCGGTAAAAACCGCCAACAACCGCACTCTCTATCGCTCGCGATTTGGGGGCTTCGATGGCGAAAATGCGGCTCGCAACGCCTGCGGACGCCTTGCCCGTCAAGCCATTCAGTGCATTCCCATCCCGCCTTCGAACTGGAGCCTGCCACAAACGGCCGATGACGCGGAAAGACGGCGCGGCTAA